AGTCCCACAATTGTAGgttatcaaagaatttttttaagatcCCCCTTTCTTTACTACCATCCCCATCACCTCTGTGTTTGACTAATCTTTTACTGTGATGCTTCAATTTCAATAAATAGTaaagtttttttctctccctcccttcctcctcaatatgtcttttttctttttcttttaattttttgaactCCAAAGATCATAGCTTGCCTCATTCTTTCATTGTTCTTTAGAGATGATTGTATTCTAACAGGACAATAAATGTCCTACCTTTTTTGGGACCTAAGTACTGAAAATCTTTTCAAATctttaaattcatttccttttcttgtttcttttatctatttcatttgtCTTGTTAGTCTCTACCAGTCTCTaccatgtttttattttcttaaacattgaaagcctttttattctttcccattaaTATATCATGTTCCAgtgtattcttttctttcttgtggttaaTATGTTGTTCTGCATTATAATGACTGATTTCTTGTTTTGCATCTGGTATGATATCTGTATCTTCAAACTtactttcaacatttattttttgtttacctTTAGAACTCGAAACTTAATAATAACATTGTTGGATATATCATACTCAGAGTTTCTCTCTGGTGTTGGTTTGTTAGGTCCTTCTATGTATTCTTTGCCCTCTAGTTTGAATACTTCttggtgattttattttatgatttgaaatttttttaaatatgactgataggattttttggtttttcattcCTCTCTAGGAACTTAATGATCTTTTGATCATcaattaattttgataattaatttttaaatttaattctaaaattttgtcttttgaatttgCTCTAATATAATACCATTGAgtattttagttctttttatgACATCCTTCCTTGTCCCTTACTCTAGGATATTCACTGTGAATTtttaactttgctaaagtttcctAGCTTCTATCTAATAGTAATTTTATTTGTCCATTAAATCATTCTCTAAATTCTAATGACgtttctgttctcttttttcaAGGCTATTTGCAATTATTGCTGAATTATGTGATTTTAATAGTTTATCCTAAGGGCTCTTTTACCccattttatttgttcattgcattataatttttttcctttgttctttcctcCAATGTTTTTGCTGTTTTCTTGTTCCCTGTGGGTATCCAGAGCCTGAACTTGTTGAGGGACTGAAGAGTATGGTTGAGTTCCTGCCAAGATAAAGATTTCACTGGGTCACCATAGACATTGTTTTGGCTCGTTAAAGCTGCATCAGTCTGCTGCCAGTCCTGTTCCTGGTTCCCGGACTTCCAAACCATCCTATCTCATTCTAAAACTTCCCTGAGGACCTGAAGCATCCTCACCCTGGAATTATGCAATCACCCCTGCCATCATCTCAACTTAGAAAATCCCTCTTCTCACAATAGGAATTTCCTCCTGGAGCCTCCATTTTGTGGAGAGGCCTTGACCAGCTTTCATTCTCCTCCAAGTCTTGTTCCTGGCTTCTAAACTTCAAAACCAAACCCTTCACTAGAAACTCCCTCCTCATTCTCCCACCAGCTTTTCAGctcctttttgtattttctttctccattagaataaaaattccttgagagcagacagtgtttttctttttgtttgtaaaaGTTAGAACTAGACCAAGGTTCCCCATCATGGCACTGTTTTTCACATGGCCAACTTCTGTTCTAGGGATCTACCTGGCAAATCaggggtacttaataaatatttgtttccttccttcccaatattttcctttctctagagTCACTATAGCTGCCACCGTTAAAAATGGATATTGTGGAATGTGAAGGCAGACATGTAGAGCATATAATGGAGAATTAAGTTGATAGTGTGATgctataggattttttttaacaatttcatTACCTTGCCAagttgcttttatttcttctcctttaatcgccatttttaaaaaatttcatttgacaCATATCTTTATTCTGTAAGAAGCTGGAATAAGGAATAACTTTTGAGTCTTCCACCTTTGCCAGAAGATTCTTCCTGAGGCATTATTAagagagaaacattttttaaataaaatagtgggaaaagaaataacattaattgGATTATTAAAGATCTTGCACCCATATCCTTGGAATGATATGTTTGTTTACTAACCATTGGCTAAATTCCTGTATAgtgtaatctttttttattccattggAACATTTTCAATCTCCTGCATAAAGGTCTGGATAAAAATATATACTAGGATGAATGGTATGAATTAAAGCAAAAGATTGGGAACAAGTCTGATGCCATGACTTTGTTATAAAGGGTCTGTAAAATATTATCTTGGTGTCATGGATTGTATAAATGTGCACCAATGGCaggttcttccttttccttcacaCACTgttaaaaatgagtaaaacatGTTTCCCGTTGTACTTCACTTGTGCTTAGGGAACTCAgtgaactcattttttaaatttccacatctttagagaaatgttttgtttttactaaaaTATGTTTTTGATCAGGAACATGATTTCATGGTTGCGTGTGTTTTCCTGAAACAAATATGTAAGAGCATGGATCCTAGTGGTTTGGTTATGGATCTGGGAATCAAATCTAGAGTCCAAACCTCAGGCTACTTGCTAGTTAACTGCACTATACTGAGCCCTCTGATTCCTCTAAATCTCTCTTTAGAGAGTGAGAAATGTTAGaggatctatttttgtttttaaacacatgacaaataaaatacaataattgaCTATATTCATGGAATGTCATAGAATTCAGTCAAGTTTCAAGGTAGTAGGGGCAAAGtactattattaaaatgaaattaaaaataacattttaaatgaatactTCACTTCTTTAGTAAAAGgtagatacattttttttatatttagccACCCCATCTTCATTCTTCACCCTAAACCTCCTCACCTCTTTGTGAGGGAAGTGTgattcattttgttaaaatgGAAACAAGCATTGAACTTAGTATCAGAACCCCCAGGTTCTAGAACTCAAATGGCCAGGATAATAAGAAAACAAGAGACCGTGATAAAAGGAACAGTTAGCAGAGAGGAGAGATTTCAAAAGGGCCCCAtaactgttttcaaatattttgcaaGATCCCAGAACTTGAGCATTGAAAAAATACCTTAGCAGCCATATATTCTAGCACCTACATAAAAGGCACTAGGGAATACCAACCTCTGCTTGAAGAACTCAAGATAAGAGGGAACTCCCCCTCTCAAGACAGTCCATTCCAACTTTGAGACAACTCTGGCTATTAGAAAGACCTAGTAGAGCAGAAATAGAAGCAATGAGTAGAGGTTAGAACAATTAGGATTGATATCAAGAAAGCACAATGATGGAATCCATAGGATTGATTTATGGTGGGACATAGAGAAGAAGCACGAGGATGGGTTGCCATCTTTAGCCCTGGGAGAAATCTCTCTCTTAACAGACACAAGAGTTGCATTCTTCACCAAAATCACATCTTATTTGAGATGTTTCAAAATTAAAACTATTGGTAGCTTTCAAGAAGAAGTTGACTTATCAGAGATTTATGgtaaaaatttccttttccaagtaAGATCAGATAGCCTGAGGGCTATTCGGATGCTGTGATTTAactcccacattttacagatgaagaaatagaggccTTGAACAGCTAAGTTCAAGATTGCTTAACTGGTTGTGAAAGTTAGAACCAGATCCAGTTTTCCTTCCAGGGCACTGCCTTCCCTGTTAGAACATGCTGCCAACTTCTGTTTTAGGGATCTGCTGGCCAAGTTACTGACTTTTCCCTAACTAAATATCTTTAAGATGAGGGTGATAAGAGTTTTCACTACCTATCTCACTGGGTTTCTTATGAGACTTAAGTGTACTTGAAAGAGCATTGAAACCATAAAGTGATATACAAATGTAAGCCATTAGCATTTTCCAACTGAGCAAGGTGATATTGAAAGGTACTAGTTTTTCAGGATGCCTTACATTGCTAGTTTACTTTTCAGTGACTTATAGTCTCTGCTCTTTCCCCTACAATATTAGCTCAGTGAATTTATAATCCCTAGTGTGGGAATAATGATTTGTTCTTACTTTGATCTTTTCTGGCATTTTGAatttctcctggtttctttcCCCCTCCTAGGGACCTTGGAAAACAAAGAACTGCATATATTTAACCTGACTTCTCTTACCAAGTCTGAAAGGATTTTGTCCgcaattttgcatttctctattggAGAACTAGTAAACATTAGTTCAAGCTGCACATCTCCCAGAGGTTGTTCTCATCATGGATACAGGAAACAAATACAGATTGCCCTGTCTACCTGGAGCCTTACACCAGATGGGAATCAAACTCAGTCCTTGGGCCATATCTTGGTAAATGTGGCTAAACCTCATAAAGATGTATTGACCTGGCAATCCAAAGACATCACTCAAATCCTgaccaaagcaaaagaaaatggtGAGTTTTTCATAGGTATTAAGATCATTTTCGAGGGACACTCCCTTTCAAAGGAAATACCGACAAGCTCTGAGCCTTATATCTTAGTATATGCCAATGATTCATCCATTTCTGAATCAGAAAGTGTAGTATCAAGTCTCCAGGGACATTGGAATTTTCCCACTGGAGCCCTCACCAAGCTGAACAACCACATGAGGACTTCTCTGTCCAGGAAGCGGAGGAAGAAGCGCTCCATCAGCAGCCCCCTACTCCCCCTCCAGAACAATGAGCTTCCAGGCACAGAATATCAATATAAGGAAGAAGGAGGCTGGGAGAAGAGGAAGCCTTACAAAACTCTCCAGATTCAGCCAGCTGAgaagagtaaaagtaaaaaaaagcagagaaagggCCCACACCAGAAAAGTGAGATGCTGCAATTTGATGAGCAGACCTTGAAGAAGGCAAGAAGGAAACAATGGATTGAGCCCCGTAATTGTGCCAGGAGATACCTCAAAGTGGATTTTGCAGATATCGGTTGGAGTGAATGGATTATCTCCCCAAAGTCCTTTGATGCATATTATTGTTCAGGAGCATGTCAGTTCCCCATGCCAAAGgtaggaatttctctttttattctattttcatcCATCCTGTTGAATACAACAGGGCTAGGTTTTCCCCTTATCTACAAAGGGGACTTTTATTTACCACATCAGTGAGCTTAAGAAATGATAATGCTTGCTCTTTAAgggtcattaaaaaaaagtatgatctCAGGATTGATttaaagaatatagaaaaatatatagaaaattcttTGTGTACAATCTAAACACTGTATGTCTTAAGTTGATCAGTAATGTGTGAAGGTGCAATTGTCCACAATGAGCAAGCACAATACAGTCAAAGAATGATCTGTAAAGATTTATTAAAGTAATGACTGGAAAAAGtcaaggtcaaacagttaatCAGATTGATGCCCTGATAATAGGGATCTTTTAAATAGTCTCTTAGCAAAAGAATTGATGCCAGGAAGAGTCAGAATTAGGAATGGGCAGGTAAACTGACCCTTCAAAATCATTTATAAACTGATTTAATTTTGTCCTTGCCAAACAtcaaaaagtaaaggaagaaaaagaataaggtGACTTTATGAACTTGTTTCAAAATCCATCTCTTCCTGTCAGAGTTTGACTACTGTTTTCAAAATCAATATGGATTTTGCTTTATTATATCATTACATTGGAACCTGACATATTTTTCAAGCAAATTCCTACTGCTTTCAACTCATACAATTGTCATGGACTTTCTTCTCACCAATTTAGTCATTAAAACAATAGTAGTGCTCTAAGTCCTTCTGTTAAGTCAGCATCTACACTCCAATCCTCAGTTTTTAACAATTCTAATCTCAGTTGTAAAATAGAAGTTGGCTTCATAAATGGAATCTAGACCAGGAATAGATTTTCTATGCAAAacttgaaatgaataaaatttttcctattagataatggaaaaaaaaggtaagagtTGAAAAGAATCTCCTTTACACCCCCCCCCATGACAAGTTCAGACTTTTGGGTTTTAAAAGAGTATTTGCATATTCCAAATTCTGTGATATTTAGGAAATAAAACCTAAATACACACCTCCAGCATGAGGCCGATTTCCAGGACTCTGTccttaaggatttgttttctgagCCTGAGCGCCAGGGAATTGTctgagttttttttctcttttggaattTCTGAAAAGAGTTAGCCTTTTGCCCTTCCAAAAAGACAGTTTACTCAGGAAAGGGCCCCAGTTTCTTTCATATTTCATAAACTGAAAATAAGCActctttacatttatatttctaaTGAAGATTTTTGCTAGTTGAATTTTCACtaagattttacatatatatatatatatatatatatatatatatgtatactcaaATTAGAGATACAATTAGAAAAATCACAAACCCCTAATTTTGAGGTGAAGGGACTAAGCCATATTTTGCTATCGGCATGCCTTTACATCTTTGGAAGAGAGTTGTGATGAGTTCTGGCTCACCTTGTGGTGGATTCTGAGTCTCTAAGTCCCGATCCCTCTCTGGAAGTCTTATGGGCAACAACCCCAGGAATCTTCTCTGAGCCCCAATCCAGGGTGTTATCTCCTCTCCTGGTTATAGCCAAAAGAGGCATAGTTTTGGCTATCTGAGGAGGGGCAGTCGATGTATTATTTAAGCCCCCTCCCCAGGTGTTCAGCCTTGCTTTTTCCTTCCAGGCCCAGCTCCTATGACCTGTTGTGGCTTTGGCTTCCCAAGACCTGTCGTTGTTACCATCACTTCCCTTCCATCAGGGTTGtgtaaggcaaacagggcaaagaagaaagaggatGAGAGAAGGATGAAAATGTGTATGAGGAGAATGTGTTTGTGACTAGTGCAGGATTAAGGAGAAAAAGTAGGAGATGGAagattgaagaaataagaaactgGGGAATAAGGAATTTTTAAATGGGGGTGTGGATATTTACAATGGCCAAGTACTAGACAGAGaatctgaggatttgaactttAATTCCAACTCAGTCACTTATTATTTGGAAGATGAACAAATGGTCTctgaaattcatttcaattcctaATCCTATAATCCTAGTTCTTTACATTTACACTGTTGAACTATCACAAAGTCTGAAATTCAGTCTGGTCTGATGTGCCACTAAAATGCAATAGTTTCTTTGGAGATGGAGAGAAACACTAGTGGATCAGCTGAAACAATTGAAATCAGAGTAACTTTAGTTCAAACTTGGATAGGCGTCAGATTGGGGAGCCTTGGGTTTTCCATTGCCAAAGTGAAGGGTGGAAGTTTGGCTGTTAGGTTGAGTCCTCAATCTCTCATCACCTTGTGTGTGATCAGCCTAACCTTTCAAAACATTCTATTCCATTTCCCAAACTCCCTGGTTCTTATTTTATTTCGCTACTTAATGGACTAGTAATTGGGAGAATGGAAAACAAAGCCTTATGAAACTTCCTTATGAATGATAATTAACAAAAGAGCATTACTATTTATCTGAACAATATCCTGCCTTAAAACTTATTGCAGATTGCCAGGACTTTTTTGTTGAAATATTGTTGAATGttttgagaaaagggaaaaatcaaagcTTTTGACAGTTCTGATACCATAAGCTGCATCACTTCAGTACAATATGGGACCACTTGCACCCCAATAAAAAAGCAGCCCAGGGTCTGCATCCCCCTGGCCCCCGGAGTGAGTTAGACTCGGGTTTGACATAGCTGAGCTCTTCATCTGCAAAAGTTGACAACCTGTTCTGTAATTCAGAACAGCTGGGTTCTGCCTTTTCCAAATTCCAAGCTTTGCCCTTTTCCTGCTTTCAATTAGATGGTTTCAGAACTCTCACACCCATGTGTGTTGGAGTGGAATAGCATGAAGCCTTGAGGCCCAGCCAAGCCCTGTGTCCCAGGTCAGGAATGAGAGCTTTTAGCTGATGACATACTCTCCCCTGCTAATGCGTCTGTAATCAAACTCAACTGAACAGCAAACCTCTCAAGGACATGGTAAGCTTGGCAGGTGCAGGTCTGAGCGCTGCAGATCCTTTGGAGTTTTGGGAGTTTTCTACCAAATGTAGCCTTTTCTAGCTCAGTGAAGAGCAGAATGGGTAATTTCACCTTCAAGCAAGGCAGAGAGCCAGCCAAGCCATTTGTCCCTAGGCCcctgtttaaatatatatatatatatatatatatatatatatatatatatacatatatatatatgtatatgtatatattgctcTGCAGGAGTAAAACCTGAACTTAAAATTTCTTTGGTAAAAAGAACTTCTGGATAAAGAAATTCCATCTACTAATGCAGACCAACCCCTTCTCTGCAACTTCTAGTCTCTGAGAGTTGTATTGATCATTGGGAGGtggtgacttgtcctgggtcttTCTGTTTGAGAGGCAGGTTCAACTGGCTTTGAGGCTGAGTCTCTATTCACCATAGTACcaaaaaagaaggaggaaaaagaaggagaaggagaagaaaaagaagaggaggaggaggaggaaggaggaaggagcagaaggggggaggaggaggaagaggggaggagggaggagaagaaacaCAAAAACATAAATTCATGGCTCAGTCATAGCTCTTGGAGGAGTCTAgcaaaaaactttattttttttaattgtccatTTCAAATAAATTTAGACTAGAAGATCTACTTGTTCTGAAAAACTGCAAAGTTTAGGCAGGAGCTAAGTCTGATCCAAGAAATTCCATTGAATTGGGGAGCTTTCGGGTTCCCAGCTTGGGCCCTCTAGATGCCCTCTTTCTTCTGACCCcttggatggagggagggaattaTTGAAGGAGCCAAAGGTGTCGACAGAGTGGAAGCTGAAATGATGATGTCTCAACTCTCTCTGGAAAGCAAGGGTTTTTCAAAAGTGCTTGCTAAAATTCAAGCATGATTGTATGCAAGAGATAGTGTAGCCATGTGTCATGTGGCATGACAAGAGACAGAATTGAAATACGGACAACGCTTATGGATGGCTGTCTCCAGTTGGCGAATTTTGCAGCTCTGCTCTGTTGTGTATGACTTGATTCCTGGGACTAGCAGACATGACCGAAGGAAGCcacaagaagaaggaaaaaaagctacTCCCTAGAAGATAGACTGAATCTGCAGTTGCACGCTTTCCATACCTGAGATACATTAGGGGAATCCTGATAAGACCGATTAACACAAATCAAAGCCTTGTGCTTAAATTCCAGGAATCCCACCAGAGACTACTAATACTTTCTGACTCTATGATTTGTGAGTTTGAATTTAAGCCAAAGAGCAAGAATGTCTAAGGAAACACCCAGGAATATTTTCCATATCTATCCAGTGTCACATGCATAGAACTCATCATTTTTGTcaatgcaaattatttctttagAACAAGGCAAAATGGGATGGTTGGTTTTTGCCTTATATTTCTCCCACATGGCCCCATTTTAAATGATCCTAGTAACTAGAAGGGGAGTAGTTAGTACAGAAGAGTCTTTGTGTGGTGTAAATTGTTCACGAAAGCCCTGCATTTCAGAGTTGTGAGTGGTCCTGAGAACAAGGGGCATCCTCACTCAGGTGTTCTCCTAATGGGTTTCCTCAAGTTTGTGCCCCCATTCTCCCTCATGAAGACTCTATGCAATGATGGGAGAATATGACCCTAGTTTCCTGAATTTTCTTTATGCTAACTGTGGTATTATGATTATTGCTTTTGCCTTATTGTTAAGTAAATGATTTatgtttaagaaaaataatataatggtCCTGTCCAATTAAATGGATACCATCTTGTATAATGATTAAAGGTTAGGGGAGCTACTAGAATATTAAAGAACCAAGTCATATGAAAATGTGTGAGTTTGAGGACTGTTGAGAATACAAATTCAGTTGACtcgttttaaaaaatttcttaggATAAATAGAAAGAAGTTTATCATCAGGATAAGAGGTTAGTGTATATTAATACACAACTGAAGAAAGTTGTGTGTTTTTCTAGActatatgtatttgtgtttaatatagaATCATGTTCTCATCACATACCCTTTAAGAATCAAGGTAGAAGGCCAACATATATGTATTGATGGGCATTCATTTCTCCAAATTCCCATGGCAATATGCCATATGAGATCAAAATGGTAAAAATTAGGCACAGCAACATGTTCATGTCCTATACATGATATACCACTTCTTTCCTCTTTGTTAGGGTCCttaggctttttaaaaaacactctATCTCTGCACTGTGGAATTtatgagaatgaaataaaatagccATTTGTTTGGGAATGCCTCTGGAAAGGACATATCTTTAGTCCCTTATAACCACAGTTTTACCACCATCAGATtgctgagtgactttgggcaaactgctaatgtttcattttctaaatttatttaaaatagacaaaatttcttttaaaaataaagggtttTGCCAGACCCCTCCAAGAGCTGTTAGGAGTAGTagcaatttgaaaatatgcaGCATGCACTCTACAAGAGGGAATGCTCAACTCATCACTCTGGCAGCCCCTCCCCTCTCTGGTGTCCCAGCCCCAGGGCAGTGTGAGCTCTGCTCTTAGCTGGCCGGGAGAGCTTAAACAAAACCACATGTTGTTCCACACGAGCAATAATAGGCCCGCTAGGCTGTTTCCCAGAAAAGAGCCTTACCCAAGCTTCCTTGGTCAAACTTTGGGGATTCATGTGATAACCTTTTATTTTGTTGCTTACATTATTCCTGAGAGGTAGTAACCACATGAACGTCAACTTTCCAACCCAAACCTGTGGGACAACAGTGGCACCCCGTGGTCAGCAGGAGAATTGTTTTCTCTGGCCCTTAGCAGCCTTTGTAAGGTTTGGGTCTGGACTAGGGTCTGGAGCTGGAGGGGACCTAAATAGCTGTCTCAGTCAAACCCCTCCTTGGCCAgactaggaaactgagacccaggaaggttGACACACACCTGAGCTGGAAGTTGTAGAAGCAGCTTCCCAGACTCCAGAATCTGGGTTCTTTTTGTTGGATTGTGGCTTAATGAATAATTACTTCATTCAGTTCTTTTACCTTCAAATAGGAGGTGACCCTCAAACATAGATCAAATCTCTACCACATTACCATGGTTTTGTCCCActacatacaacacacacacacacacacacacacacactcacacacagaccTATATCCCTTAATGTGTATATGGCATACATATTTACATGCATGATGAATGTCTGTGtatttataagcatatatatacacataaaacagCTCAGTTTTTGAGAAACTAAGTGTATTGTCAATAATCtagaaacaattattaaatacATACTCTGAACCAAACAAAATATCACATATcagaaaaacaatgagaaaagtgGAACAATCCGTGCTACACTCTTTTGGGGCAGACAGCATGTATGTaaagaatgaatatttgttgaagaaatacaaaataaatataaaaataattagataCAGGGAAGTTAATTAGTGAGAAAGATTACTACCATCTGTGGGAGGAGGATCAGAAAAGGTGTTACCACTCTGCGTGCCCTCTCTCCGAGATTGCCTCCATTTACACTGAATTTATGGATGTACACCTTTTTATACATTATCACCCCCCATTAAAATGAGGGCAGAATCtgagtttttgcctttctttgtatccacaatACTTAGGACAGTTCATGATGCATAAAAGGGGCTTGATTGATGCCTGTTGACTAACTCAACAAAGGCTGAAGAGAAGAAACCAGGAGATAGGGAAAGTTTGAAgattagagagaagagagagatgcaAGAGAGCAACCTGTTCAATAAGAAGGGAAGAGATTGGAGCAAAGGCATGCATTGATGCAAGAAGGACCAACTCTTCATCAGAGAATCAGAAGATATATGAGAAGAGGGTGggaatgatgaaaaaagggtttgaggtgaaatgaaagaaagaatagtGAGCTCATGGtaaatggtctcaattttttcagtaaG
The Macrotis lagotis isolate mMagLag1 chromosome 3, bilby.v1.9.chrom.fasta, whole genome shotgun sequence genome window above contains:
- the BMP3 gene encoding bone morphogenetic protein 3 → MARLRCLLYLCLSWSYAQPPPGPRGGPWLRPEPPDRLARHMLLLYGRHLGGEPRRPRAAALPEGNTVRSFRARPPGTLENKELHIFNLTSLTKSERILSAILHFSIGELVNISSSCTSPRGCSHHGYRKQIQIALSTWSLTPDGNQTQSLGHILVNVAKPHKDVLTWQSKDITQILTKAKENGEFFIGIKIIFEGHSLSKEIPTSSEPYILVYANDSSISESESVVSSLQGHWNFPTGALTKLNNHMRTSLSRKRRKKRSISSPLLPLQNNELPGTEYQYKEEGGWEKRKPYKTLQIQPAEKSKSKKKQRKGPHQKSEMLQFDEQTLKKARRKQWIEPRNCARRYLKVDFADIGWSEWIISPKSFDAYYCSGACQFPMPKSLKPSNHATIQSIVRAVGVIPGIPEPCCVPEKMSSLSILFFDENKNVVLKVYPNMTVESCACR